In one window of Methanosarcina vacuolata Z-761 DNA:
- a CDS encoding metallophosphoesterase, translated as MKQAYIVISDVHLGNGECNHKDFCDFLEWVHGLEKQSEVIKCKDKKITIKTPDKIILLGDILDLWNPKNSDRNNIIKDVMKPFYLLTNINCDKIYVVGNHDDSLGELEGKGDFDVLNNGKKIVIYNRHYPKKDKKSGKAHGIKIGNKSYFFLHGHQFDKNQAILKHVNRIWNPINWFQDLFNVKFTKKYWKANFAIFLGLLICDKYFLMREFPQPDFFDNLSWAMIIGFFALSSIPGIVANTQGIIYNSTKPRDKTVEQVIKDKYYQKNRETIDADVVVFGHTHFASSYELKTETGKKLFLNSGCWVGSDIEYNGITCYANTFLYLDESGAYIMTWRGSGNIECIEAFT; from the coding sequence ATGAAGCAAGCTTATATAGTTATCTCAGATGTACATTTAGGCAACGGGGAATGCAATCATAAAGATTTTTGTGATTTCCTTGAGTGGGTGCATGGCTTGGAAAAACAGTCTGAGGTTATAAAATGCAAGGATAAAAAAATAACAATTAAAACTCCTGATAAAATAATTCTCTTAGGGGATATCTTGGATTTGTGGAATCCAAAGAATAGTGACAGAAATAACATTATAAAAGATGTTATGAAGCCTTTTTATTTACTTACTAATATTAATTGCGACAAAATATATGTAGTTGGCAACCATGACGATTCTTTGGGCGAACTTGAAGGAAAGGGTGATTTTGATGTTTTAAATAATGGAAAAAAAATTGTTATTTACAATAGGCATTATCCTAAAAAAGATAAGAAATCTGGTAAAGCACACGGTATTAAAATTGGAAACAAATCATATTTTTTTCTCCATGGTCATCAATTTGATAAAAATCAAGCTATTTTAAAGCATGTCAATAGAATCTGGAATCCCATTAATTGGTTCCAAGATCTTTTCAATGTCAAATTTACTAAAAAATACTGGAAAGCAAATTTTGCTATATTTTTAGGCTTGTTAATTTGTGATAAATACTTTTTAATGAGAGAATTTCCACAACCTGATTTTTTTGATAATCTGAGTTGGGCTATGATTATTGGCTTTTTTGCATTGAGTTCGATTCCTGGTATTGTTGCCAATACTCAAGGAATAATTTACAACTCCACGAAACCTAGGGATAAGACTGTAGAACAAGTCATTAAAGATAAGTATTACCAGAAAAACAGGGAAACTATAGATGCAGATGTTGTTGTTTTCGGTCATACTCATTTTGCAAGCTCTTATGAGCTAAAGACAGAAACAGGGAAGAAATTATTTCTTAATAGCGGGTGCTGGGTTGGGTCAGACATCGAATATAATGGAATAACGTGTTATGCAAATACGTTTCTATACCTAGATGAGAGCGGGGCATATATCATGACATGGCGTGGCTCTGGTAATATCGAATGTATTGAAGCTTTTACATAA
- a CDS encoding prephenate dehydrogenase yields MKPGNQANTDQNPEKTKVLILGGTGEMGQWFTRFFKEKGYEVTVWGKGGKTEIAKKLEVPFALNLEEAIPGSDIVIVSVPINVTEETIAEFAPKMKAGSLLMDFTSIKVKPVEAMKKFAPSDVEILGTHPMFGPTIPTIRGQTVILVPVKGRSEKWFPVIRELFEEGGAHVEITTADEHDRLVSVVQGLTHFAYITIGTTIDRLDFDIKKSRKFVSPVYAIMLDFVGRILGQNPYLYALIQMENPGVLEVHDAFIRECEELSRLVRAHDEESFVKKMKSAARKYGDTAHALRKSDKLINSRITEYETILNSVGKVCGFSHFYSGKIHVGTLEKAGPDEIVLTKLVSKGTSPHIKNKFVKLKLENLRMLSESELWEWRKENLEHSTRDISVLIPDGADPAVILNAINTNKQLAACEISDIYKGEDYKEFNRIETEKEKEELKRLGVTYRITVFGDCDANSVEYDVTSLLCGLGCRIREKNLKQKR; encoded by the coding sequence ATGAAACCAGGGAATCAGGCCAATACAGATCAAAACCCTGAAAAAACAAAGGTGCTGATCCTTGGCGGAACTGGGGAGATGGGACAATGGTTTACCCGTTTTTTCAAAGAAAAAGGCTACGAAGTTACAGTCTGGGGAAAAGGTGGGAAAACCGAGATTGCAAAGAAATTAGAAGTTCCTTTTGCCTTAAATCTTGAAGAAGCTATTCCGGGAAGTGACATAGTAATAGTCTCGGTGCCTATCAATGTAACTGAAGAGACTATTGCGGAATTTGCCCCAAAAATGAAGGCTGGAAGTCTCCTTATGGACTTTACTTCCATTAAAGTAAAGCCTGTGGAAGCTATGAAAAAATTCGCCCCTTCAGATGTGGAGATTCTCGGCACACATCCAATGTTTGGCCCAACAATTCCCACTATCAGAGGGCAAACTGTCATTCTCGTCCCTGTAAAGGGGCGTTCAGAGAAGTGGTTTCCGGTAATAAGAGAGCTTTTTGAGGAAGGAGGGGCGCATGTTGAAATTACTACTGCGGACGAGCATGATAGGCTTGTTTCGGTTGTGCAGGGGCTTACCCATTTTGCCTATATTACTATAGGAACGACAATTGACCGGTTAGATTTCGATATAAAAAAATCTAGAAAATTCGTAAGCCCGGTCTACGCCATAATGCTGGACTTTGTAGGCAGGATTCTTGGCCAGAACCCCTATCTGTATGCCCTCATCCAGATGGAAAATCCCGGAGTGCTGGAGGTTCATGACGCATTTATCAGGGAATGTGAAGAGCTCTCCAGGCTGGTGCGAGCCCATGACGAAGAAAGTTTTGTGAAAAAAATGAAATCTGCTGCTCGTAAGTACGGAGATACGGCTCATGCCCTGCGTAAATCGGACAAACTGATTAATTCCAGAATAACTGAATACGAGACAATCCTGAACTCTGTTGGAAAGGTCTGTGGTTTTTCCCATTTTTATTCCGGAAAAATCCACGTAGGCACCCTGGAAAAGGCAGGACCGGATGAGATCGTTCTTACAAAGCTGGTATCAAAAGGCACCTCCCCCCATATAAAAAACAAATTTGTAAAACTCAAGCTTGAAAATCTTCGCATGCTTTCGGAATCAGAATTGTGGGAATGGAGAAAAGAAAACCTTGAACATTCCACAAGGGATATTTCAGTCCTTATCCCTGACGGGGCTGACCCTGCAGTTATACTTAACGCTATAAATACTAACAAACAACTTGCAGCCTGCGAAATAAGTGATATCTATAAAGGGGAAGATTATAAGGAATTTAACCGGATAGAAACTGAAAAAGAAAAAGAAGAATTAAAAAGGCTCGGAGTTACTTACAGGATAACGGTTTTTGGGGATTGTGATGCTAATTCTGTCGAATATGATGTTACATCGCTCCTTTGCGGCCTTGGGTGCAGAATAAGAGAGAAAAATCTGAAGCAGAAAAGATGA
- a CDS encoding HEAT repeat domain-containing protein yields the protein MSGVRWRVSLLFALITLSIFFSLLANSDRFMEFSGNVTYTQTGTGSLNNSIINLTNRLEADNHEARLNAAAELGEIGRPAANNLVDKIASNNSSSEEINSYMLLALLETGDDRAENILSENFEKIGASNNATNESKAEEWKQGISEETLQAIEAKDTATRKYIADSIAMDSARAGDRGETNAFERALKSETQNSSIYVPFALSDFGPEEPGSETEKLLKALKSNKGSTRVAAMMALGEMREEAAVDPIIGILTKDYPPVQASAAIALGKIGDERAVEVLRKEMKDGDNEYVKGSSAIALARIGDENSVPYIIDRLRDQRIKVRSSAALALGEIGNETAVEPLIEILKTGKSTEGQKSTSLNANPDVRKSAILALGEIGSTNSSEILIGIITDKEEELEVRTAAASALGNIKDPKAVETLKQTFADKTMDANIRNAAFLALSKTRDQETVGMLVGKLGDEEFGAIAREALIDQGELAVGPLIENLKTEDKKIRAETALILIEIGDQRAVTPLIEAYK from the coding sequence ATGTCCGGAGTTAGATGGAGAGTCTCTCTTTTATTTGCGCTTATCACTCTTTCTATATTTTTTTCACTTCTTGCAAATAGTGATAGGTTTATGGAATTCAGTGGAAATGTAACATACACACAAACCGGAACTGGGAGTTTAAACAATTCAATCATAAATCTCACAAATAGGCTGGAAGCCGACAATCATGAAGCGAGACTGAATGCTGCAGCTGAACTTGGGGAGATTGGCAGACCTGCGGCAAATAATCTTGTTGACAAAATAGCGTCAAATAATTCGAGTTCGGAAGAAATAAACAGTTACATGCTTCTCGCACTTCTTGAAACCGGAGATGACAGGGCAGAAAATATCCTTTCCGAAAACTTTGAGAAAATTGGGGCTTCGAATAATGCCACAAACGAGAGCAAAGCTGAAGAATGGAAACAAGGGATCTCAGAAGAAACTCTGCAAGCCATAGAAGCAAAAGATACAGCCACAAGAAAGTACATTGCAGATTCCATTGCTATGGACTCAGCCAGGGCGGGGGACAGGGGAGAAACAAACGCTTTTGAGAGGGCTCTTAAATCAGAAACACAGAATTCAAGTATCTATGTTCCTTTTGCGCTTTCAGACTTTGGACCTGAAGAACCAGGAAGTGAAACCGAAAAACTTCTTAAAGCTCTTAAAAGCAATAAAGGAAGCACAAGAGTTGCAGCTATGATGGCTCTTGGAGAAATGAGAGAAGAAGCGGCAGTAGATCCCATAATTGGAATTCTAACGAAAGATTATCCGCCAGTACAAGCCAGTGCAGCAATTGCACTTGGAAAGATCGGGGATGAAAGGGCAGTAGAAGTTCTAAGAAAAGAAATGAAAGATGGCGATAACGAATATGTTAAAGGCAGCTCCGCAATTGCGCTTGCGAGGATAGGGGACGAAAATTCAGTACCCTATATTATAGATAGGCTGAGAGACCAGAGAATCAAAGTAAGAAGTAGTGCGGCTCTTGCACTCGGAGAAATAGGAAACGAGACCGCAGTAGAACCCCTAATAGAAATCCTGAAAACCGGAAAGAGTACAGAAGGGCAAAAGAGTACTTCCTTGAATGCAAACCCTGATGTCCGAAAAAGCGCCATCCTTGCCCTTGGAGAAATAGGGAGCACTAACTCTAGTGAAATTTTAATCGGCATAATTACCGATAAAGAAGAAGAGCTTGAAGTCAGAACAGCGGCAGCTTCAGCCCTGGGGAATATAAAAGATCCAAAAGCTGTAGAAACGCTCAAACAGACGTTTGCTGACAAAACTATGGATGCAAATATTAGAAATGCGGCTTTTCTAGCGCTCAGCAAAACAAGAGACCAGGAAACTGTAGGAATGCTTGTAGGAAAACTGGGAGATGAAGAATTTGGGGCTATCGCAAGAGAAGCTCTCATAGATCAGGGGGAACTGGCTGTTGGTCCCCTTATAGAAAATTTGAAAACGGAAGACAAGAAAATTAGAGCTGAAACAGCCTTAATTCTTATTGAAATTGGGGATCAGAGGGCAGTTACGCCTCTTATTGAGGCTTATAAGTAA
- a CDS encoding 3-dehydroquinate synthase II, translating to MKKKSVWIKADEGGWEQQKERITTGLESGADCVLVNPGDVGKTRELGSIPVATFGRDNKSGAEIIVVGKRGEGDGTKPLPLETQGSLDINAATLLRDKGVAVGGYVIIKDKRYEQFAAELGKVCDFLIVTGTDWKVIPLENLIAELQRYDVKIIFGVKSAEEAKLAFQTLETGADGVLLDSGNIQEIKDTIQAARELENESAELESAVVTRVEPLGMGDRVCVDTCNLMQKGEGMLIGSQASGMFLVNSESDDSPYVAARPFRVNAGAVHSYIKIGDKTRYLSELQTGDTVTIIDSKGRQREGFVGRVKIESRPLMLIEAKAGNRILSAILQNAETIKLVGKDGNPISVAKLKKGDEVLVRLEEGARHFGKKIEETIIEK from the coding sequence TTGAAGAAGAAAAGCGTGTGGATAAAAGCCGATGAAGGCGGATGGGAACAACAGAAAGAAAGAATCACGACAGGCCTTGAATCAGGAGCTGACTGCGTACTTGTAAACCCAGGAGATGTCGGAAAAACCAGGGAACTGGGAAGTATTCCAGTAGCAACCTTTGGCCGTGACAATAAATCCGGGGCTGAGATTATTGTCGTTGGGAAGAGAGGAGAAGGCGACGGGACGAAACCTTTACCCCTTGAAACTCAAGGTTCTCTTGACATAAACGCAGCAACCCTTCTCAGGGATAAAGGGGTGGCTGTTGGCGGATATGTCATAATCAAAGACAAACGCTACGAGCAATTTGCAGCCGAACTCGGAAAGGTATGCGACTTCCTGATTGTGACAGGCACGGACTGGAAGGTTATTCCTCTGGAAAACCTGATAGCTGAGCTTCAGCGTTATGACGTAAAAATAATTTTTGGGGTAAAGAGTGCTGAAGAAGCAAAGCTGGCCTTCCAGACCCTTGAGACCGGAGCAGACGGCGTCCTTCTTGACAGTGGGAACATCCAGGAAATAAAAGATACCATCCAGGCTGCAAGGGAGCTGGAAAACGAAAGTGCTGAGCTTGAGTCTGCAGTTGTAACCCGGGTCGAGCCTCTTGGAATGGGAGATAGAGTCTGTGTGGACACATGCAATCTCATGCAAAAGGGGGAAGGCATGCTCATAGGTTCTCAGGCAAGCGGGATGTTCCTTGTAAATTCCGAATCTGATGACAGCCCATATGTGGCAGCCCGCCCATTCAGGGTAAATGCAGGTGCGGTTCACTCTTATATAAAAATTGGAGATAAAACCCGCTACCTCTCGGAGCTCCAAACCGGAGATACGGTAACCATAATCGATTCAAAAGGGAGACAGAGAGAAGGTTTTGTGGGCAGAGTTAAGATAGAAAGCCGTCCTCTCATGCTTATTGAAGCAAAAGCAGGTAATCGTATTCTGAGCGCAATCCTGCAAAATGCCGAAACTATCAAGCTGGTCGGAAAAGACGGAAATCCGATTTCAGTCGCCAAACTCAAGAAAGGCGATGAGGTTCTGGTCCGCCTGGAAGAGGGAGCCAGGCATTTCGGTAAAAAAATTGAAGAGACAATTATAGAGAAATGA
- the aroD gene encoding type I 3-dehydroquinate dehydratase — protein MIHIGQLDLEKKAAVVAVILEKPLETSRKAAKMGADLLEIRLDLLGIRDLETAVETIRKVKSETGLPVILTNRSIKEGGKWEGREDDRIELLTNLFSTNLISLKDGISLKDGPDAVDIELSAGREARDQVIKAAKACGKTVIVSSHDFSKTPAFQEMKTILEEAFLAGADIAKLAVMPQSRRDVLDLLRVALDAMETGNAVCTIAMGKLGKHTRVIAPFYGSVLTYAAVDSEVSAAPGQFQVDEIKKILELLE, from the coding sequence ATGATTCATATTGGTCAGCTTGACCTTGAGAAAAAAGCTGCCGTTGTCGCAGTAATCCTTGAAAAACCTCTTGAAACTTCAAGAAAGGCCGCCAAAATGGGGGCCGACCTTCTCGAAATCCGGCTGGATTTACTTGGAATCAGGGACCTTGAAACAGCTGTAGAAACAATCCGAAAAGTAAAATCCGAAACCGGACTTCCGGTAATCCTCACAAATCGCTCAATTAAGGAAGGAGGGAAATGGGAAGGAAGAGAAGACGACAGAATTGAACTTCTTACAAATCTCTTTTCTACGAATCTCATTTCCCTGAAAGACGGCATTTCCCTGAAAGATGGGCCAGATGCAGTAGACATCGAGCTCTCTGCCGGAAGAGAAGCAAGAGACCAGGTAATAAAAGCGGCAAAAGCCTGCGGAAAAACCGTAATCGTTTCTTCCCATGACTTTTCAAAAACTCCGGCTTTCCAAGAAATGAAAACTATTCTGGAAGAAGCATTCCTGGCAGGGGCAGATATCGCGAAACTTGCTGTTATGCCGCAATCGAGAAGAGACGTACTTGACCTGTTAAGAGTTGCACTGGATGCCATGGAGACAGGAAACGCTGTATGTACGATCGCTATGGGCAAGCTTGGAAAACATACAAGGGTAATTGCTCCTTTCTACGGTTCGGTCCTGACATATGCGGCTGTTGATAGTGAAGTTTCTGCCGCTCCCGGGCAATTTCAGGTGGATGAAATAAAGAAGATATTGGAGCTGCTCGAATGA
- the prf1 gene encoding peptide chain release factor aRF-1 codes for MAEQSAHEKYEFKKKLESLRDKKGRSTELISLYIPADKQIFDVTNQLKDEHGQAANIKSKLTRTNVQGAIESLLSRLRYLNKVPENGIVYFTGAVDIGANKTNMESEVIIPPEPITVYKYHCDSSFFLEPLEEMLKDKGTFGLLVLDRREATVGLLVGKRIQAFRNLTSTVPGKQRKGGQSSHRFQQLRLIAIHDFYKRIGDAADDIFLAVEPKDLKGILIGGPSPTKEEFYAGEFLHHELMRKILGLFDTAYTDESGLSELVNAAADKLQDLELMGQKNAVRAFFKELISDSGKVAYGETQVRANLEINSVEVLLLSEDLRAERVTTKCSVCGYENKWTRRWKPGESAPTAGNCPNCGASLEVTDVTDIVDELSALADKSNAKVIFVSTDFDEGSQLMNAFGGIAAILRYSTGV; via the coding sequence ATGGCTGAACAATCTGCACACGAAAAGTACGAATTTAAAAAGAAGCTTGAAAGCCTGAGGGACAAAAAAGGAAGAAGCACTGAATTAATTTCTCTTTATATCCCTGCTGACAAGCAGATTTTTGATGTTACGAACCAGTTGAAAGACGAACACGGACAGGCTGCAAATATCAAGTCCAAACTTACCAGGACTAACGTACAGGGAGCCATCGAATCTCTTCTTTCGAGGCTCAGATATCTTAACAAGGTCCCTGAAAACGGGATCGTTTATTTCACAGGAGCCGTGGATATCGGGGCTAATAAGACGAACATGGAGAGCGAAGTAATTATCCCTCCGGAACCCATTACTGTTTATAAATATCATTGCGACTCCTCTTTCTTTCTTGAACCCTTAGAGGAAATGCTCAAGGATAAAGGCACCTTTGGGCTTCTGGTGCTTGACCGAAGAGAAGCTACAGTAGGGCTTCTTGTCGGAAAAAGGATTCAGGCTTTCCGCAATCTTACCTCAACAGTTCCGGGAAAACAGAGGAAAGGTGGTCAGAGTTCTCATCGTTTCCAGCAGCTCAGGTTAATTGCTATCCATGATTTCTATAAGAGGATAGGAGACGCCGCAGATGATATTTTCCTCGCCGTTGAGCCTAAAGATCTCAAAGGTATCCTGATAGGAGGTCCTTCTCCTACAAAGGAAGAGTTCTACGCCGGGGAATTTCTGCACCACGAGCTTATGAGAAAGATCCTTGGACTCTTTGATACGGCTTACACTGACGAATCAGGGCTCTCGGAACTTGTGAATGCTGCCGCAGATAAGCTCCAGGACCTTGAGCTCATGGGACAGAAGAACGCTGTCAGGGCCTTCTTCAAAGAACTTATTTCCGACTCAGGCAAAGTAGCCTATGGGGAAACTCAGGTACGGGCAAACCTTGAAATCAATTCTGTGGAAGTGCTCCTGCTTTCCGAAGATCTGCGAGCTGAAAGGGTAACCACGAAGTGCAGTGTTTGCGGATATGAAAATAAGTGGACACGGCGCTGGAAACCCGGAGAATCTGCACCTACAGCCGGGAACTGCCCGAACTGTGGAGCTTCCCTTGAAGTTACGGATGTTACCGACATCGTTGACGAGCTCTCAGCCCTTGCTGACAAAAGCAATGCAAAAGTTATTTTCGTGTCTACAGACTTTGACGAAGGCTCGCAACTTATGAATGCTTTCGGAGGCATTGCTGCAATTCTCAGGTACAGTACTGGAGTCTGA
- the twy1 gene encoding 4-demethylwyosine synthase TYW1: protein MPLEEKKENTWEDFLEVPEKNRGEDTALLPFDIPDLKTLLKKQGYALAGRHSAVKTCLWLRHAMNGQGFCYKSKFYGVQSHRCLQMTPTLMCNQRCLFCWRPTEVPVPAPEEWDSPEKIVEESIACQRKLITGFGGSPNALKERWLEGNEPNNVAISLSGEPTFYPYLPELIEEYEKRGFTTFLVTNGTVPEMLAKVSPSQLYMSLDAPDIETYLKVCQPRSPALWEKINESLSLMKQKKSRTVIRTTLVKGENLFKPEAYARLIEKASPDFVEIKAYMHLGFSRLRLDRSAMPTHEEVLEFSQELAKHLGYEIADESEISRVVLLSKDGRKSPVKKVSGLD, encoded by the coding sequence ATGCCGCTGGAAGAAAAAAAAGAAAATACCTGGGAAGATTTCCTCGAAGTTCCGGAAAAAAACAGGGGGGAAGATACTGCTTTGCTTCCTTTTGACATCCCTGATTTAAAAACTCTCCTGAAAAAACAGGGCTATGCTCTGGCAGGCCGCCACTCAGCTGTTAAGACCTGTCTCTGGCTAAGGCACGCTATGAATGGCCAGGGCTTTTGCTATAAATCGAAATTCTATGGAGTTCAGTCTCATCGCTGCCTTCAGATGACTCCAACACTTATGTGCAACCAGCGCTGTCTTTTTTGCTGGCGTCCGACTGAGGTCCCTGTTCCTGCACCCGAGGAATGGGATTCACCTGAGAAGATAGTGGAAGAAAGTATTGCCTGTCAGCGTAAGCTAATTACCGGCTTTGGTGGTTCTCCTAATGCACTGAAGGAACGCTGGCTTGAGGGCAATGAGCCGAATAATGTTGCAATTTCCCTGTCTGGAGAACCAACCTTTTACCCTTATCTCCCTGAACTTATCGAGGAGTACGAAAAAAGAGGTTTTACGACTTTTCTTGTCACAAACGGCACAGTCCCCGAAATGCTTGCAAAGGTTTCCCCTTCCCAGCTCTATATGAGTCTTGACGCCCCAGATATTGAGACTTACCTGAAAGTCTGCCAACCCAGGTCGCCTGCTTTATGGGAAAAGATCAATGAATCTCTGTCCCTGATGAAGCAGAAAAAATCAAGGACAGTCATCCGAACAACCCTTGTGAAAGGTGAAAACCTGTTCAAGCCTGAGGCTTATGCCAGGCTAATAGAAAAAGCCTCCCCTGACTTTGTGGAGATAAAAGCATATATGCATCTGGGCTTCTCAAGACTCAGGCTTGACCGCTCTGCAATGCCTACTCATGAAGAGGTCCTCGAGTTCTCACAGGAACTTGCAAAACATCTTGGATATGAAATCGCAGATGAATCTGAAATCAGCAGAGTAGTCTTGTTATCAAAGGATGGGAGAAAATCTCCTGTCAAAAAAGTTTCCGGCCTTGACTAA
- a CDS encoding VTT domain-containing protein yields MGLQMNFKKITFYLWIIIILGGMTTYLLFPEKLSFSFLEETAANYPVETPIIYYLLLSFQRVVFMPSPLILVGTLIFNPIKLFVVNMAGVMTSATIVYYFSRYLECDVYLETKYSKYTHKMKSKLVDKELPLIVGWSFFPMVPTNLIVYIVSSLRINVFKCLLGVFIGESIINAFYIITATMLIKGSLS; encoded by the coding sequence ATGGGGCTTCAAATGAATTTTAAAAAGATCACTTTTTACCTGTGGATAATTATTATTCTCGGAGGTATGACTACATACCTATTATTTCCAGAAAAATTAAGCTTTTCATTCCTGGAAGAAACCGCTGCAAATTATCCTGTTGAAACTCCTATAATTTATTACCTTCTCCTTTCATTTCAAAGAGTGGTATTTATGCCCTCACCACTTATACTTGTAGGGACACTCATATTCAATCCAATTAAACTATTTGTAGTAAACATGGCTGGTGTAATGACCTCTGCTACAATAGTATATTATTTCTCCAGATACCTTGAATGCGACGTTTATCTTGAAACAAAGTACAGTAAATATACCCATAAAATGAAATCCAAACTCGTGGATAAAGAACTCCCTTTGATTGTTGGATGGAGTTTTTTTCCTATGGTTCCCACAAATTTGATCGTCTACATTGTGTCCAGCCTAAGAATAAATGTATTCAAGTGTCTCCTTGGGGTTTTCATAGGAGAATCTATAATTAATGCTTTTTATATAATTACAGCCACGATGCTTATAAAAGGCAGTTTATCATAA
- a CDS encoding shikimate dehydrogenase, producing the protein MKRVFGVFGDPIAHSLSPAMHNAAFSALGMDCIYHAFRVKPEKLEKAILGAEAMGFGGLNLTVPLKEVALKLDCIKPDPLAEKIGAVNTVVFGETGEIKGYNTDGLGAKQALQNSAVEIEGSKIVVAGAGGAARSIAFQLAADGAEIIIVNRTEERAIELAKDISTAAISGNVTGRGLSGLKELLQDANILINTTTLGMHPNTETTIATAEDLHPDLTVFDIVYNPLETRLLREAKASGAKTVSGVLMLVYQGAEAFKLWTGIEPPVELMKKTVLEALQA; encoded by the coding sequence ATGAAGCGAGTTTTTGGCGTATTTGGAGACCCTATAGCCCATTCCCTTTCTCCTGCAATGCATAACGCAGCTTTTTCAGCCCTTGGGATGGACTGTATTTATCACGCTTTCAGGGTAAAACCCGAAAAACTGGAAAAAGCAATTCTTGGGGCTGAAGCTATGGGGTTTGGAGGGCTCAATCTGACAGTACCCTTAAAAGAGGTAGCTTTGAAACTTGACTGCATAAAACCGGACCCACTTGCCGAAAAAATAGGAGCTGTAAACACTGTCGTTTTCGGGGAAACCGGAGAAATAAAAGGGTACAACACGGATGGATTAGGAGCAAAACAGGCACTTCAGAATTCTGCAGTGGAAATAGAGGGGTCTAAAATCGTAGTTGCAGGAGCAGGGGGGGCAGCAAGATCCATTGCTTTTCAGCTTGCAGCCGATGGCGCTGAAATCATAATAGTAAACCGGACCGAAGAAAGAGCAATTGAGCTTGCAAAAGATATCTCAACTGCCGCCATTTCTGGAAACGTAACTGGAAGAGGGCTCTCCGGATTAAAAGAACTGTTGCAGGATGCCAATATTCTGATCAACACCACGACTCTTGGAATGCACCCGAACACAGAAACTACAATTGCCACAGCAGAAGATCTTCACCCTGACCTTACTGTTTTTGATATTGTCTATAATCCTCTGGAAACCAGGCTCTTAAGAGAAGCAAAAGCCTCAGGCGCAAAGACTGTGAGTGGAGTCTTAATGCTTGTCTATCAGGGAGCTGAAGCTTTCAAACTCTGGACAGGAATCGAACCTCCAGTTGAACTTATGAAAAAAACGGTTCTGGAGGCTTTGCAGGCTTGA